A segment of the Chitinophagaceae bacterium genome:
AGGGATTACCGTCCTTATGGTAATGTAATTATTATTCAGCACAATGATGGATCGAGGGCAGGTTACTGGCACCTGCAATTTAATGGTGCAATGGTAAATGTTGGTGACACAGTAAAACAGGGACAGCCGATTGCTTATAGCGGAAAAACAGGGTATACGCTGTTTCCGCATCTGCACTTTATCGTTTGGCGTTCGGGTAATGGCAGCTGGCGTCAGGTTGCAACAAGATTTCAAACAGCAAATGGAATAAAATTTCTACGCCCGATGAAGAGATATAAAAGAGTTGATTAAGCAGCAGAGCTATTTTCCATTAATTTCGTTTTATGACTCCAGAACGCCGTGAACGATTACTATCAGTCCTCCGCAAACGACAACCCGATTTAACGGTTGTACTTGAGAATGTATTTGATCCGCATAATATTTCAGCTGTCATGCGTACCTGTGATGCTGTTGGCATACAGGAGGTATATGTTCTTACCAACAAAATTCCAAAGCATAAAAAGTGGGGAGCCAGAAGTTCTTCCAGTGCAGCCAAATGGTTAACAGTTCATCAGTATGAAGATGCAGAACAATGCTTTGCTGATATCAGGAAAAAATATGAAAAAATTTATACCACCCATCTCAGCAGTGATGCCGTGAGTTTGTATGATATAAATTTTACAGGAAGTGTGGCACTGGTATTTGGCAATGAGCATAACGGAGTAAGTGAAGAAATAAGAGCGATGGCTGATGGTAATTTTTTGATTCCGCAGATGGGCATTATTCAGTCCCTGAATATTTCTGTTGCCTGTGCAGTGAGTATTTATGAAGCCTTACGGCAGAAAACAAATGCCGGTCATTACCAGCAGCAACGGCTCAACGACGGAACATTCAATACATTATTGGATGAGTGGGGATTTCGGGCTGATGATCTGGATGCAATACAGGAAGAACTGAAGTAATTTTATAAGAATGAAACGAATCCTGTTTTCCATCCTGTTTATTTTTTCATTCAGTTTGTTGAATGCACAATCCATTAAGAGATGGAAGATGGAAGATTTGCTGAAATATATTGACCAAAGTGATTCTGCTTTGATTGTAAATTTCTGGGCAACATTTTGTGGGCCTTGTATTGAAGAGATTCCTTACTTCCAGGCAATTACAAAAAAGTATGAGGGAGAGAAGGCCAAATTGCTGCTGGTGAGTTTGGATTTTGATGAGAATTATCCTGAAAAGATCAGTGCTTTTGCAAAAAAATATGGTTTTACTGCTGAAATTGTTTGGTTGGACGAAAGTAAGCCAGATGAATTTTGCCCAAAAATTGATACCAGTTGGAGTGGTGCGATGCCAGCGACTTTGTTTGTGAATCCCAAATTGAAATACAGGCATTTTGCTGAATCAAAATTGAATGCAGAGAGATTTGAAGCATCAGTCATAAATCTTACAAACCATAAGTGTCCCGAAAGTTTACCTGCTTATTACGGATGGGTAAATGATTTTGAAGATATATTTACAGATACAGAAGAAAAGAACTTGCTCTAAAAATCGAACGAATCAATCAGCAAAAAACTGCACAGATAGTCCTTGTTACCATAGAAGATTATCACCCTGTTGAATCGATATCTTTGTATGCTTTTTACATAGGTCGTTGTTGGAGAATAGGTGAAACTGAAACTAAAAATGGAATAGTTATACTCGTTAGCCGAAATAGGAAAAAAATATGGATATCCAACGGATATGGTATTGAAAGGAAAATGAGTGATGTAGAAACCAAAGAAATTATTGATCAATATATAATTCCTTCCTTCAAAGGAGGTCAGTATTATAAAGGCAGTATAGATGCAATCAATGAAATTGAGAAAAAACTAAAAAAGGATGATTAATCATCCTTTTTTTTATTCTGTTGCTTAAGATTTTTACGATTTTCGTTTAATGCTGCAGCCCATTGCTTTTGATTTTGTCATGCTCACTGTTTTTCCTGTCACCAGTTCATCAACAGCAACTTTCAAATGATCTCTTGTGCTTTCAGAAGGTGTCTTTGGATTGTCGGTAATTGCACCATGATACACCAGTTTCATGTCCTTATCAAACAGGTAACACTCAGGAGTAACTTTCGCACCAAAAGCATCGGCCATAACAGAGTTATCATCCATTACATAGGGCCATTTGTATTGCTGTTCTTTAGCATATTCTTTCATCCGTTCCTTTGAATCATCACCGCTTCTTTGCGTTTCATTTGAATTGAGAACGATCACTCCAATGTCTTTTGACAAAGCATAACTGTAGCCATCTGTGGCTACCTGTTGATTCTTAACAACCCATGGACAGGTATTGCAGCTGAACACAACCAGCAGCCCATTTTTCTTTTTCACATC
Coding sequences within it:
- a CDS encoding redoxin domain-containing protein; amino-acid sequence: MKKIILSFAAILTLMAFRFLPDELSIGSSLPSPSVKMKDVSGKEFSFNDVKKKNGLLVVFSCNTCPWVVKNQQVATDGYSYALSKDIGVIVLNSNETQRSGDDSKERMKEYAKEQQYKWPYVMDDNSVMADAFGAKVTPECYLFDKDMKLVYHGAITDNPKTPSESTRDHLKVAVDELVTGKTVSMTKSKAMGCSIKRKS
- a CDS encoding TPM domain-containing protein, encoding MYRYRRKELALKIERINQQKTAQIVLVTIEDYHPVESISLYAFYIGRCWRIGETETKNGIVILVSRNRKKIWISNGYGIERKMSDVETKEIIDQYIIPSFKGGQYYKGSIDAINEIEKKLKKDD
- a CDS encoding TlpA family protein disulfide reductase, yielding MKRILFSILFIFSFSLLNAQSIKRWKMEDLLKYIDQSDSALIVNFWATFCGPCIEEIPYFQAITKKYEGEKAKLLLVSLDFDENYPEKISAFAKKYGFTAEIVWLDESKPDEFCPKIDTSWSGAMPATLFVNPKLKYRHFAESKLNAERFEASVINLTNHKCPESLPAYYGWVNDFEDIFTDTEEKNLL
- a CDS encoding RNA methyltransferase, whose product is MTPERRERLLSVLRKRQPDLTVVLENVFDPHNISAVMRTCDAVGIQEVYVLTNKIPKHKKWGARSSSSAAKWLTVHQYEDAEQCFADIRKKYEKIYTTHLSSDAVSLYDINFTGSVALVFGNEHNGVSEEIRAMADGNFLIPQMGIIQSLNISVACAVSIYEALRQKTNAGHYQQQRLNDGTFNTLLDEWGFRADDLDAIQEELK
- a CDS encoding M23 family metallopeptidase translates to MISSCTVSKDPVRATIKQLQKGKLKDDTSFVYQLPYENHKSYMLVQGYFSHFSHKNRAALDFKMKRGTTVCAAREGVVVRVKEDGDKGGWNRDYRPYGNVIIIQHNDGSRAGYWHLQFNGAMVNVGDTVKQGQPIAYSGKTGYTLFPHLHFIVWRSGNGSWRQVATRFQTANGIKFLRPMKRYKRVD